The following proteins come from a genomic window of Noviherbaspirillum sp. L7-7A:
- a CDS encoding tartrate dehydrogenase, whose protein sequence is MRTHKIAAIGADGIGPEVIAAGLEVLTALADKDGGFRLEVEHFPWSSAYYLEHGHYIPEGGLERLKQFDAIFFGAVGSQQVPDHVSLWGLRLPIAQGFDQYANVRPARVLPGVTSPLTNGEDIDWVIIRENSEGEYSGNGGRAHRGLPIEVGTEVAVFTRAGVERIHRFAFELARKRPAKHLTLVTKSNAQRFGMVMWDEIFYEVAKDYPDVRTDRELVDAVTTRMVLKPKSLDVLVATNLHADILSDLAAALSGSLGIAPTANLNPERQFPSMFEPIHGSAFDITGKGVANPIATFWTASMMLEHLGETAAAQTLMRAVEAVTASKLHTPDLGGKANTADVTRAVCDYIKNAAPAA, encoded by the coding sequence ATGCGCACACACAAAATCGCGGCTATCGGCGCCGACGGCATCGGCCCAGAAGTCATTGCGGCCGGCCTGGAAGTTTTAACGGCACTGGCCGACAAGGACGGCGGATTCCGGCTCGAGGTCGAGCACTTCCCCTGGAGTTCGGCCTATTACCTGGAACACGGGCACTACATCCCGGAAGGCGGCCTGGAAAGGCTGAAACAGTTTGACGCCATCTTCTTTGGCGCCGTCGGCAGTCAGCAGGTCCCGGACCATGTTTCTCTGTGGGGCCTGCGCCTGCCGATCGCGCAGGGCTTCGACCAGTACGCCAATGTGCGGCCGGCGCGCGTGCTGCCCGGTGTAACCAGCCCGCTGACCAATGGCGAGGACATCGACTGGGTGATCATCCGCGAGAACTCGGAAGGTGAGTATTCAGGCAATGGCGGCCGTGCCCATCGCGGCCTGCCAATTGAAGTCGGCACGGAAGTCGCGGTATTTACCCGCGCCGGCGTGGAGCGCATCCATCGTTTCGCATTCGAACTCGCGCGCAAGCGCCCGGCCAAGCACCTGACCCTAGTGACCAAGTCCAATGCGCAGCGCTTTGGCATGGTGATGTGGGATGAAATCTTCTACGAAGTCGCCAAGGATTATCCCGATGTCAGGACTGACCGGGAGCTGGTGGATGCGGTCACCACGCGCATGGTATTAAAGCCTAAGTCGCTGGACGTGCTGGTCGCCACCAACCTGCATGCCGACATCCTGTCCGATCTGGCGGCCGCGCTGTCCGGCAGCCTGGGCATCGCACCTACCGCCAACCTGAACCCGGAACGCCAGTTCCCGTCGATGTTCGAGCCCATCCACGGCTCGGCTTTCGACATCACCGGCAAGGGCGTGGCCAATCCGATCGCAACGTTCTGGACCGCTTCCATGATGCTGGAGCACCTGGGCGAAACCGCCGCTGCGCAAACCCTGATGCGGGCAGTCGAGGCGGTCACTGCCAGCAAGCTGCATACGCCCGATCTGGGCGGCAAGGCCAACACGGCGGACGTGACCCGCGCCGTATGCGACTACATCAAGAACGCCGCGCCGGCGGCCTGA
- a CDS encoding family 1 glycosylhydrolase encodes MTSHPGIFPTFFLSGFECSTFLWKDRRRRNLVAETGHDSHAMEDYRILHDLGIAVAREGIPWPLVDSQGRLDFSGLDVLINAMNANKMIPIWDLCHYGYPNDLDPFGPAFTERFAAYCRAAAQYVVPRVRGPHFFTPINEITFFSFCGGEWGWVAPYRNSREDRMRLRVALCRAAIAGAKALREVDPEARMVHMDPLVHVVAPRDRPDQIEAARHETSIDTFLAWDMLCGHAHPELGGSPEILDIVGVNNYSFGQMEYREHGPHAALAPDDDRIVPLCEMLDSVWQRYRRPMIIGETSGMGTGRADWLCDVMEESLAAVERGMDLQAICLFPAVDMPDWHTGEWLHNGLCDLVEQDGDLRRVPDPGYVAELRRWQKELNRVTALDEDPFSDPVELQDVVDAAHRLHKQPDRDWCRE; translated from the coding sequence ATGACCAGCCATCCGGGTATCTTCCCCACTTTTTTCCTGTCGGGCTTTGAATGCTCGACCTTTCTCTGGAAGGACCGGCGTCGTCGCAACCTAGTCGCCGAAACCGGGCATGACAGCCATGCGATGGAGGACTATCGCATCCTGCACGACCTTGGCATCGCCGTGGCGCGTGAAGGCATACCCTGGCCGCTGGTGGACAGCCAAGGCAGGCTGGACTTTTCCGGCCTCGATGTGCTGATCAATGCGATGAATGCCAACAAGATGATACCCATCTGGGACCTCTGCCATTACGGCTATCCGAACGATCTCGACCCGTTCGGGCCGGCATTCACCGAGCGCTTTGCCGCCTACTGTCGGGCCGCTGCGCAATATGTGGTGCCGCGCGTGCGCGGGCCGCACTTCTTCACGCCGATCAACGAAATCACCTTCTTCTCCTTCTGCGGCGGCGAGTGGGGATGGGTCGCACCCTACCGCAACAGCCGCGAGGACCGCATGCGCCTGCGCGTGGCATTGTGCCGGGCCGCGATCGCGGGCGCCAAGGCCCTACGCGAAGTCGACCCCGAGGCGCGAATGGTGCACATGGACCCGCTGGTGCATGTGGTCGCGCCACGCGACCGACCCGACCAGATCGAGGCGGCGCGCCATGAAACCAGTATCGATACCTTCCTCGCCTGGGACATGCTGTGCGGCCACGCGCATCCCGAACTTGGCGGCTCGCCGGAGATCCTCGACATCGTCGGCGTCAACAATTATTCCTTTGGCCAGATGGAATACCGCGAGCACGGTCCGCATGCCGCGCTCGCACCTGATGATGACCGCATCGTGCCGCTGTGCGAGATGCTGGACTCGGTATGGCAGCGCTACCGGCGGCCCATGATCATCGGCGAAACCAGCGGCATGGGCACCGGCCGCGCCGACTGGCTATGCGATGTGATGGAGGAGTCGCTGGCGGCGGTAGAGCGCGGCATGGACCTTCAGGCCATCTGCCTGTTTCCCGCGGTCGACATGCCGGACTGGCATACGGGAGAATGGCTGCACAACGGCCTATGCGACCTGGTCGAGCAGGACGGCGACCTGCGTCGCGTGCCGGACCCAGGCTATGTCGCCGAGCTGCGCCGCTGGCAAAAGGAACTGAACAGGGTCACCGCACTGGACGAAGACCCGTTCAGCGATCCGGTGGAACTGCAGGATGTGGTGGATGCCGCACATAGGCTTCATAAGCAGCCGGACCGGGACTGGTGTCGGGAGTAA
- a CDS encoding ribonuclease activity regulator RraA, with the protein MGVDPIPLDPEIIRLLSGVTTATLTTVLLKKGLRNVWLRGAMPLRPSQPRLVGRAFTLRFVPAREDLATPASWGAPISTRAAIEAMPEGCITVVSAMGVTDAGIFGDILCARMQKRGVTALVTDGVVRDVAGVLGTDLPIWCQGAAAPPSVAGLTFVGWQEPIGCGGVAVFPNDVVVVDGDGAVLIPAALLDDVIAASVEQERLEAWIMEEVNAGAALPGLYPPNEENRKRYEAWAAKTG; encoded by the coding sequence ATGGGTGTTGATCCAATTCCGCTGGACCCTGAAATCATTCGACTCCTGTCGGGCGTGACAACCGCCACGCTGACCACGGTGCTGCTCAAGAAAGGCTTGCGCAATGTATGGCTGCGCGGCGCGATGCCGCTTCGGCCCAGCCAGCCACGGCTGGTGGGCCGGGCCTTTACGCTGCGCTTCGTGCCGGCGCGCGAAGACCTCGCCACGCCGGCCTCATGGGGCGCGCCGATCTCCACCCGGGCCGCGATCGAAGCCATGCCTGAAGGCTGCATCACGGTTGTCAGCGCCATGGGTGTAACCGATGCTGGCATCTTCGGCGACATCCTTTGCGCGCGGATGCAGAAGCGCGGCGTGACCGCGCTGGTGACCGATGGCGTGGTGCGCGACGTGGCCGGCGTGCTCGGTACCGACCTGCCGATCTGGTGCCAGGGCGCGGCTGCGCCGCCATCCGTGGCGGGGCTGACCTTCGTTGGCTGGCAGGAACCGATTGGCTGCGGCGGCGTTGCGGTGTTTCCCAACGATGTGGTGGTGGTCGATGGCGATGGCGCGGTGCTGATTCCGGCCGCGCTGCTCGACGATGTGATCGCGGCATCGGTTGAACAGGAAAGGCTGGAAGCGTGGATCATGGAAGAGGTCAATGCCGGCGCTGCGCTGCCAGGCCTGTATCCGCCGAATGAGGAAAATCGCAAGCGTTACGAGGCGTGGGCCGCTAAGACTGGCTGA
- a CDS encoding polyprenyl synthetase family protein, with the protein MLVAHPHTAIDQNWIADTRRLVDQHLDTLLASSQTSPVAEAMRYSVLAQGKRIRPLLTLAVASYFGVRPAAAMHVACALEMIHSASLILDDLPCMDNDRERRNRVATHVRYGESLTILAAVSLLTQSCCTIASHQSLEPDLRLKLVQMLCDTVGPHGLSLGQYIDLHGVAGMTTPSAITNIHHLKTGVLFLAAARAGCLIARASPAQEDKVMRFTNNIGLAFQLLDDLKDMDSPGTNMVAHIGVSGAQRRLQDYLDAANDAIAGERNADMLHGFADAFFSRA; encoded by the coding sequence TTGCTAGTTGCCCATCCACACACTGCAATAGACCAGAACTGGATTGCCGATACCCGGCGCCTGGTCGATCAGCATCTCGATACCCTACTCGCTTCTTCACAGACATCACCCGTTGCCGAGGCCATGCGCTACAGCGTGCTGGCACAGGGCAAGCGCATCCGGCCCCTGCTCACGTTGGCAGTAGCCAGTTATTTCGGCGTGCGGCCGGCGGCGGCGATGCATGTGGCCTGCGCGCTGGAGATGATCCATTCAGCATCGCTGATCCTGGATGACCTGCCCTGCATGGACAATGACCGCGAGCGCCGCAACCGCGTGGCTACCCACGTCAGGTATGGCGAAAGCCTAACCATCCTCGCGGCAGTCTCGCTGCTTACGCAAAGCTGCTGCACCATCGCTTCCCACCAGAGCCTGGAGCCGGATCTGCGGCTAAAGCTGGTGCAAATGCTGTGCGACACCGTGGGCCCACATGGCCTGTCGCTGGGCCAGTACATCGACCTGCATGGCGTGGCCGGCATGACCACGCCCTCGGCCATCACCAACATTCATCACCTGAAGACCGGTGTGCTGTTCCTCGCCGCGGCGCGTGCCGGCTGCCTGATCGCCAGGGCCAGTCCGGCGCAGGAAGACAAAGTGATGCGCTTCACCAACAACATCGGCCTGGCCTTCCAACTGCTCGATGACCTCAAGGACATGGATAGCCCAGGTACCAACATGGTGGCGCATATCGGCGTGTCCGGCGCACAGCGCCGCCTGCAGGATTACCTGGATGCGGCCAACGATGCGATTGCAGGCGAGCGCAACGCTGACATGCTGCACGGCTTCGCAGACGCCTTCTTCAGCCGCGCATAG
- a CDS encoding phytoene/squalene synthase family protein, whose protein sequence is MEDISAYSQQSIRQGSKSFAKAAMLFDRDTRDSVMMLYAWCRHCDDVIDGQTLGHHAQELSRPEKEARLQALQRETARVCDGHSSEIPAFAALGRVVRRHDLPRRQLFELLEGFAMDAREQRFQTLDDTLLYCYHVAGVVGVMMARIMGVRDAQVMHRAADLGIAFQLTNIARDVRDDLRIGRCYLPEDWLARQAVAPAQAALPHHLPALHGLACELVELAEQYYASARIGMAQLPWRCAWAIASALLIYRDIGLRVRAEGTAVWEQRASVSGRRKLVRLFQGGFVAAHAMARRPVQPPRNGLWTHPDL, encoded by the coding sequence ATGGAAGACATCTCCGCCTACAGCCAGCAAAGCATCCGGCAGGGCTCGAAGAGCTTTGCCAAGGCTGCAATGCTGTTCGACCGCGACACCCGCGACAGCGTGATGATGCTGTATGCCTGGTGCCGCCACTGCGACGATGTGATCGACGGCCAGACCCTGGGCCACCATGCCCAGGAGCTGAGCCGCCCGGAAAAGGAAGCGCGGCTGCAAGCCCTGCAGCGCGAGACGGCGCGGGTATGCGACGGCCATTCCAGCGAGATCCCTGCCTTTGCGGCGCTGGGCCGCGTGGTGCGCCGGCATGACCTGCCCCGGCGCCAGCTGTTCGAGCTGCTGGAAGGCTTTGCGATGGATGCGCGGGAACAGCGCTTTCAAACGCTGGACGACACGCTGCTATATTGCTATCACGTGGCGGGCGTGGTCGGTGTGATGATGGCCCGCATCATGGGCGTGCGCGATGCGCAGGTGATGCACCGGGCGGCCGACCTCGGCATCGCCTTTCAGCTTACCAACATCGCCCGCGATGTGCGGGACGACTTGCGCATCGGCCGCTGCTATCTGCCGGAAGACTGGCTGGCGCGGCAAGCGGTGGCGCCAGCGCAGGCAGCGCTGCCGCATCACCTGCCTGCCCTGCATGGGCTGGCATGCGAACTGGTGGAACTGGCCGAGCAATATTACGCTTCCGCCCGCATCGGCATGGCGCAACTGCCATGGCGCTGCGCCTGGGCCATTGCCAGCGCGCTGCTGATCTATCGCGACATCGGCTTACGGGTCCGTGCGGAAGGGACGGCGGTGTGGGAGCAGCGTGCAAGCGTGTCGGGCAGGCGCAAACTGGTGCGGCTGTTCCAAGGCGGATTCGTGGCTGCTCATGCGATGGCGCGGCGGCCCGTGCAGCCACCACGCAACGGGCTCTGGACTCACCCTGACCTGTGA
- a CDS encoding phytoene desaturase, which produces MIGSGFGGLALAIRLQSAGIPTLVLEQRDKPGGRAYVYEDQGFTFDAGPTVITDPTALEELFALSGRRLDDYVKLLPVSPFYRLCWEDGYSFNYVNDQEALDRQIGAKSPGDVAGYRRFLDYSKAVLEEGYVKLGHVPFPDFRSMVKVAPQLIKLESYRSVYGIVSRFIKDPHLRQAFSFHSLLVGGNPFETSSIYALIHALERQWGVFFPQGGTGALIRGMIKLFTDLGGEIRMNAAVDEILVEQGRVAAVRLRSGERLPCLLAASNADVVHTYEKLLRQHPPARRKAASLKKKRFSMSLFVIYFGLRGTRPGLEHHTVLFGPRYRELLKDIFHGAALAEDFSLYLHAPTVTDPSLAPPGDSAYYVLAPVPHLGNADIDWETEGPRYRDRILDYLERHYIPDLKRDLVTSRIFTPCDFRDELNAHVGSAFSLEPVLWQSAYFRTHNKDQQIPGLYFVGAGTHPGAGIPGVVGSAKATARIILDEQTVRSAA; this is translated from the coding sequence GTGATCGGTAGCGGATTCGGCGGGCTTGCGCTCGCCATCCGACTGCAGTCGGCCGGCATACCGACACTCGTGCTGGAACAGCGCGACAAGCCGGGCGGCCGCGCCTATGTGTACGAGGACCAGGGCTTCACCTTCGACGCGGGGCCGACGGTGATCACCGACCCGACCGCGCTGGAAGAACTGTTCGCGCTGTCGGGCCGGCGGCTCGACGACTATGTCAAGCTGCTGCCGGTCAGCCCCTTCTACCGGCTGTGCTGGGAGGACGGCTACTCCTTCAATTATGTCAATGACCAGGAGGCACTGGACCGCCAGATCGGCGCCAAGTCGCCGGGCGATGTGGCAGGCTATCGCCGTTTTCTCGACTATTCGAAAGCGGTGCTGGAAGAAGGCTATGTCAAGCTCGGCCATGTGCCGTTTCCGGATTTCCGCAGCATGGTGAAGGTGGCGCCGCAGCTGATCAAACTGGAGAGCTATCGCAGCGTCTATGGCATCGTCTCGCGCTTCATCAAGGACCCGCATCTGCGCCAGGCCTTCAGCTTCCATTCGCTGCTGGTAGGCGGCAATCCCTTCGAGACCTCATCGATCTATGCGCTGATCCATGCGTTGGAACGGCAGTGGGGCGTGTTCTTCCCGCAGGGCGGCACCGGAGCGCTGATCCGCGGCATGATCAAGCTCTTTACCGACCTTGGCGGTGAGATCAGGATGAATGCCGCCGTTGATGAAATCCTGGTCGAACAGGGCAGGGTGGCCGCGGTGCGGCTGCGCTCGGGCGAGCGCTTGCCCTGCCTCCTTGCCGCCAGCAATGCCGACGTGGTGCATACCTACGAGAAGCTGCTGCGCCAGCATCCGCCGGCGCGGCGCAAGGCGGCTAGCCTGAAGAAGAAGCGCTTCTCGATGTCGCTGTTCGTGATCTATTTCGGCCTGAGGGGCACGCGGCCCGGCCTGGAGCACCATACCGTGCTGTTCGGCCCGCGCTACCGCGAGCTGCTCAAGGACATCTTCCATGGCGCCGCGCTGGCGGAGGATTTCTCGCTCTATCTGCATGCGCCCACCGTGACCGACCCGTCGCTTGCACCGCCTGGCGACAGCGCCTATTACGTGTTGGCCCCGGTGCCGCACCTGGGCAATGCCGACATCGACTGGGAAACCGAAGGCCCGCGCTACCGCGACCGCATCCTCGACTACCTGGAGCGCCACTATATACCGGACCTGAAACGCGACCTCGTTACCTCGCGCATCTTCACGCCATGCGACTTCCGCGATGAACTGAATGCCCATGTCGGCTCGGCATTTTCGCTGGAGCCGGTGCTGTGGCAGAGCGCCTATTTCCGCACCCACAACAAGGACCAGCAGATACCCGGCCTGTATTTCGTCGGCGCCGGCACCCACCCCGGCGCCGGCATACCCGGTGTGGTTGGTTCGGCCAAGGCCACCGCGCGCATCATCCTGGACGAGCAAACCGTCAGGAGCGCGGCCTGA
- the crtY gene encoding lycopene beta-cyclase CrtY: protein MADAPVDVLLVGGGLANGLIAWRLRQARPELRILLVERGATLGGNHTWSYYHPDLTPAQHAWLAPLVVRCWPGYEVRFPEHRRRLSTPCYSISASRFHQVLMEALDGVVRLDAMVDEVGATGARINGAWQEAGLVIDGRGHAASPHMHYAWQKFVGREVLLRQPHGQALPIIMDATVPQDDGYRFVYTLPFDERRILVEDTYYSGAPGLDEAELRRRIDDYIAARGWQVERVEREESGVLPIALSGDIERFWRDKPSDLACSGLRAGLFHATTGYSLPFAVRLAEEVAALPALSETHDCIRDRSIAQWRGQLFMRLLNRMLFFASAPAQRYRLLQRFYGLPQARIERFYAARLNWADKLRILSGKPPVPLGAAFMAMANIERGTSSKPS from the coding sequence ATGGCTGACGCGCCGGTTGACGTACTGCTGGTCGGCGGCGGCCTAGCCAACGGCCTGATCGCCTGGCGCCTGCGCCAGGCGCGGCCCGAACTGCGCATCTTGCTGGTGGAACGTGGCGCAACCCTGGGCGGCAACCATACCTGGTCCTACTACCACCCCGACCTGACGCCGGCGCAGCATGCCTGGCTGGCGCCGCTGGTGGTGCGTTGCTGGCCCGGCTATGAAGTGCGCTTCCCCGAGCATCGCCGCCGGCTGTCCACGCCCTGCTACAGCATCAGCGCCAGCCGCTTCCATCAGGTGCTGATGGAGGCGCTGGACGGCGTCGTGCGGCTCGATGCCATGGTGGACGAGGTCGGCGCCACCGGCGCCCGCATCAACGGCGCATGGCAGGAGGCCGGCCTGGTGATCGACGGCCGCGGCCATGCCGCCTCGCCGCACATGCACTATGCATGGCAGAAGTTCGTCGGCCGCGAAGTGCTGCTGCGCCAGCCGCATGGCCAAGCGCTGCCCATCATCATGGACGCCACCGTGCCGCAGGACGACGGCTACCGCTTCGTCTACACGCTGCCCTTCGACGAACGCCGCATCCTGGTCGAGGACACCTACTACAGCGGCGCGCCCGGACTGGACGAGGCCGAGCTGCGGCGCCGCATCGACGACTACATCGCCGCCCGCGGCTGGCAAGTGGAGCGGGTGGAGCGCGAGGAAAGCGGCGTGCTCCCGATTGCGCTGTCGGGCGACATCGAGCGCTTCTGGCGCGACAAGCCGTCCGATCTGGCCTGCAGCGGCCTGCGTGCTGGGCTGTTCCATGCCACCACCGGCTATTCGCTGCCGTTTGCGGTGCGGCTGGCCGAGGAGGTCGCCGCATTGCCGGCCCTGTCGGAAACGCACGACTGCATCCGCGACAGGTCCATTGCGCAGTGGCGCGGCCAACTTTTCATGCGCCTGTTGAACCGCATGCTGTTTTTCGCCAGCGCGCCGGCGCAGCGCTACCGCCTGCTGCAGCGCTTCTATGGACTGCCGCAGGCGCGCATCGAACGGTTTTATGCGGCCCGGCTGAACTGGGCCGACAAGCTGCGCATCCTATCAGGCAAGCCACCGGTGCCACTGGGCGCGGCGTTCATGGCCATGGCCAACATCGAAAGGGGAACATCATCAAAGCCATCGTGA
- a CDS encoding glycosyltransferase, translating into MSSLPSRHIVFATSGSLGDLHPFLALGGELRRRGHRVTVATNAAHEAHVVRAGLAFRHMRPDPDNTPAFHRRYMHPRSGGEFVYRHYLGPAIRHSYTDLAEASRGADLLVSQSLMALAAPLVAASTGVPWVSAVLQPMSFFSLHERPNYLPFALLSWLCGRSPELHGKVFGYVRQHTERWLDPVLALRAELGIASREHPLYEGQHSDRRVLAMFSPLLGAPQPDWPASTVQTGTALYLDEAPALPDALRRFLARDDAPLAVFTLGSAASNDAGDFYADGLAAASALGMRALLVTGGLSAASSLPAPLPEDALRIGYAPFEAVFPHAAVIVHSGGAATSFKALRAGKPQLIVPHAHDQMDNALRLRALGAALVLPKRRAGRHALRAALARILADGRMRQAAARLAGPSRAEDGVQAGCRAIEEALDHG; encoded by the coding sequence ATGAGCAGCCTGCCGTCCCGCCACATCGTGTTCGCCACCTCCGGCTCGCTGGGCGACCTGCATCCCTTTCTAGCGCTGGGCGGCGAGCTGCGGCGGCGCGGGCACCGGGTCACGGTCGCCACCAATGCCGCCCATGAAGCCCATGTGGTGCGGGCCGGCTTGGCGTTTCGCCACATGCGGCCCGACCCCGACAACACGCCGGCCTTCCACCGCCGCTACATGCATCCGCGAAGCGGCGGCGAATTCGTCTATCGCCATTACCTGGGGCCGGCGATACGTCACAGCTATACCGACCTAGCCGAAGCCAGCCGCGGCGCCGACCTGCTCGTAAGCCAGTCGCTGATGGCGCTGGCCGCGCCGCTCGTGGCGGCTAGTACCGGCGTGCCCTGGGTGTCGGCGGTGCTGCAGCCGATGTCCTTCTTCTCGCTGCACGAGCGACCCAATTACCTGCCGTTCGCGCTGCTGTCCTGGCTGTGCGGGCGCTCGCCCGAGCTGCATGGCAAGGTGTTTGGCTACGTCAGGCAGCATACCGAGCGCTGGCTCGACCCCGTGCTGGCGCTGCGCGCCGAACTGGGCATCGCCTCGCGTGAGCATCCATTGTACGAGGGCCAGCATTCCGACCGCCGGGTGCTGGCGATGTTCTCGCCGCTCCTGGGCGCGCCGCAGCCCGACTGGCCGGCCTCGACCGTACAGACCGGCACCGCGCTCTACTTGGACGAGGCGCCGGCGCTGCCGGATGCGCTGCGGCGCTTCCTGGCGCGGGACGATGCACCGCTGGCGGTCTTCACCCTCGGCTCCGCGGCCAGCAACGACGCCGGTGACTTCTATGCCGATGGCCTGGCGGCTGCTTCGGCGCTCGGCATGCGGGCATTGCTGGTCACGGGCGGGCTGTCAGCCGCGTCCAGCCTGCCGGCGCCGCTGCCTGAAGACGCGCTGCGCATCGGCTATGCGCCATTCGAGGCGGTGTTTCCGCATGCCGCCGTGATCGTGCATTCCGGCGGCGCGGCCACCTCGTTCAAGGCGCTGCGCGCCGGCAAGCCGCAGCTCATCGTGCCACATGCGCACGACCAGATGGACAATGCGCTGCGGCTGCGTGCATTAGGCGCGGCGCTGGTGCTGCCGAAACGGCGCGCCGGCCGCCATGCGCTGCGCGCCGCGCTGGCGCGTATTCTCGCTGACGGGCGCATGCGTCAGGCAGCGGCCCGGCTTGCCGGTCCGAGCCGGGCCGAGGATGGCGTGCAGGCCGGCTGCCGCGCTATCGAGGAGGCGCTCGACCATGGCTGA
- a CDS encoding fatty acid desaturase produces the protein MNPSRQGRIGMALATAIIAAWSALHLSAVFLFDWSAPWAPALAAPILLLLTWLSVGMYIVAHDAMHGSLWPSRRASGDMVGRLALLLYAGFSFGRIKLKHELHHRNPGSAQDPDFAVAHANQPLSWYLQFLTTYFGWRELAIMSLRVSAYMLLGASVWNILLFFAVPGIVSSLQLFYFGTFLPHRHVDDRSDAQFADHHRARSNEFGYLLSLLTCFHFGYHHEHHLQPGTPWWRLPGARSR, from the coding sequence ATGAACCCCTCCAGGCAGGGCCGCATCGGCATGGCGCTGGCCACGGCCATCATCGCCGCATGGAGCGCGCTGCATCTGTCCGCGGTCTTCCTGTTTGACTGGAGCGCGCCGTGGGCGCCGGCGCTGGCGGCCCCGATACTGCTACTCCTGACCTGGCTGTCGGTGGGCATGTACATCGTGGCGCATGACGCCATGCATGGCTCGCTGTGGCCGTCGCGGCGCGCCAGCGGCGACATGGTGGGCCGGCTGGCGCTCTTGCTATATGCCGGCTTTTCCTTCGGCCGCATCAAGCTCAAGCACGAGCTGCACCACCGCAACCCGGGCAGCGCGCAGGACCCAGACTTCGCTGTTGCCCATGCTAACCAGCCACTGAGCTGGTACCTGCAATTCCTGACCACCTATTTCGGCTGGCGCGAACTGGCGATCATGTCGCTGCGGGTGTCGGCCTATATGCTGCTGGGCGCAAGCGTGTGGAACATCCTGCTGTTCTTCGCCGTGCCGGGCATCGTGTCCTCCCTGCAGCTGTTCTATTTCGGCACCTTCCTGCCGCACCGCCATGTTGACGACCGCAGCGATGCCCAGTTCGCCGACCACCACCGCGCGCGCAGCAATGAGTTTGGCTACCTGCTGTCGCTGCTGACCTGCTTTCACTTCGGCTATCACCACGAGCATCACTTGCAGCCGGGCACGCCGTGGTGGCGCCTGCCGGGAGCGCGGTCGCGATGA
- a CDS encoding sterol desaturase family protein, with amino-acid sequence MNPFHLFLLIATLFVMEFAVALVHKHVMHGFGWGWHRSHHEAPKGAGWEKNDLYAIVFAAATILLFMVGASRPWLWWIALGITIYGMLYGILHDVIIHRRLPLAWRPRSGYLQRLATAHHLHHAVRTRENGVSFGFLYAPPVDAIRRQLRGGDRQP; translated from the coding sequence ATGAACCCTTTTCATCTTTTTCTGTTGATCGCCACGCTGTTTGTGATGGAGTTCGCGGTCGCGCTGGTCCACAAGCATGTGATGCATGGCTTCGGCTGGGGCTGGCACCGCTCGCATCATGAAGCGCCCAAGGGCGCCGGTTGGGAAAAAAACGACCTGTATGCCATCGTGTTCGCCGCCGCCACCATCCTGCTGTTCATGGTCGGCGCCAGCCGGCCGTGGCTGTGGTGGATTGCGCTGGGCATCACGATCTACGGCATGCTGTACGGCATCCTGCATGATGTGATCATCCACCGGCGCTTGCCGCTTGCCTGGCGGCCAAGAAGCGGCTATCTGCAGCGCCTGGCCACTGCCCACCATCTGCACCATGCCGTACGCACCCGCGAGAACGGCGTCTCCTTCGGTTTTCTGTATGCCCCGCCGGTCGACGCGATACGCCGGCAGCTGCGCGGCGGCGATCGCCAGCCATGA